DNA from Tripterygium wilfordii isolate XIE 37 chromosome 15, ASM1340144v1, whole genome shotgun sequence:
TATACGGGGTCACCGTTTGTGGACAATATATGCCAAACGGATCTGCCGCACAGGTTCAGCGTCCCAAGCATGAAGTTATATAATGGGACTGATGACCCTGAGGATCACGTGGCTCACTACAAATTAAAGATGGGTGCTATTGCCATACCGTACGGCATGCACGAGAGATGCATGTGCAAAGGTTTCGGATCGAATCTTACAGGTTCGGCTCTGCGTTGGTACATCAACTTACCCAACGACAGTATTGCTTCTTTCGAGAAGCTAATCGAGACATTCATGGTGCAATTCTCGAGTAGTCGGAAGATTCATAAGTGCTCTGATGATTTATACCGACTGCCCCAACGAGTGGGAGAATCCCTCCGTGACTTCCTGTCAAGATTCAATATGGAGAAAGTATCCATACCCTATTGTGACCCAGGAACAACTATTCAAGCGCTCCGGAGTTGTTTACTCCCAGATGGGGAGTTTTATGAAGAACTCACAAAATGTGATGTTAGGAGCTACGAAGAAGCTCTAATGAAAGGTACCGTATCTGTTCGGTGGGAGGAGGATGCGAGGAGAAAGCCAGTCAATCCTCCTAAGGAAGAGAAGCGAGAGGGCAAACGTCCTAGGAAGGATCAATCCACCTTTGGCGAGCCTAGCAGTAACTAGCGCTCCCGCAAGTCTGGAGCATCAGATTATGCAAAAAACTGTCCAGAGTACCCTCTTAAGATACACCAAGTCGAGGCTGTACAAGTCTTGAAGAAGATGGGCAGCGAGGTGAAGTGGCCGTCTAAGAAAGAGACTGAAGGATGGAAAGACCCCAAGAAGTGGTGTGACTTTCATCAGGACATTGGCCACACTACTCCTGATTGCAGAGGCCTTAGATACGAAGTGGATTACCTGTTGAAAAGAGGTCACCTCAGAGAGTTGCTCTCTGAGCGCGGTAGAGCAATCTGGGAAAAGAGGAAAGTCGATGACCCAGAAGCATTGCCACCGCCGCCACCAGTTACTCAAACCTACTGTGTGATTTCTGGGGGATCAGAGATCAGTGGATTGTCCCACACCTCTGCCAAGAAGCACGAGAAGGAAGCAGCAAACCCAGCTACTAGAATGGCACAATCCCTGGGAATTTTCACTAACCAGGTGATGGTCTTCACGGACGATGAAGCTACCCAACTATTACACCCGCACCATtgatcggacctctattttgaggtcctaatatcatctaattaggaggttctagtgcttatagtaatgcatttgtgtttaaataaagtaattttacccttatacatgttttccgttggttttgcaggaaatcgggcttaaatgactgaattgggcacctttggagctgaaagaagaagctgggattcagcaagtgtccggacacctgtccggacagtgggtgtccggacacctaaagttccgtccggacgctttcttcacaaattgagacagaagcttcaaagttgatggacgcatgaagtttccggacacctgtccggacacccgtccggacaccagtccggacaccaccgcggaactacaatttttctgcacaacatttcaagggcatttggggtaaatcatgtatgtagccaatggggaacgtttgtataagggtataTAGGTAATTTCcattgtaaaaagaggagaaaaccctaagattgggtcttccttcacataattcatctcacacaacatctagcctccatagtttttctctctttctctctctagggttttacttagttcttgtgatcttgattgtaaacattggtttttatctataaaattgatgtttatcctcattataatgagtggctaagttccctttctagtttctagtcccgaacggtgggtgcaaggtttcgattactcaaggtatgctcaaagaatcatagcttcgatttctctcttttaatttcgtgatagttgtgtgattggatctatgggaatgacatatttgattgtattcttggattgtctagtctagggattgcatctaatgtgttcgattgagaattgttaaacccattgcatgatttccttaattaattgagtttttcattgcatagctattaattatgtgtattgatgatggggttttgggttaatttaggaatgtgcatgggagagttatggttaattgatctttgagtgtgaaactagggtgttagccaagccgagccccaagggggaacattaatccataatattaggtgcttatccctttgcgttcatcgtagattaagagacccgatggcctacatgtatgaattgaagtcttatatcccaattctctttgcatatgcatgattgatagtatcacacaatgcattgtgtatggttgtgtgtgtttgcaatgataccttgagtatgagaaccgagtagccaccgggacggactagagactaggtttttaattaattgttttaaatccaatttgtgcttactttgattacaaaatcgctcatgct
Protein-coding regions in this window:
- the LOC119979834 gene encoding uncharacterized protein LOC119979834 encodes the protein MGSEVKWPSKKETEGWKDPKKWCDFHQDIGHTTPDCRGLRYEVDYLLKRGHLRELLSERGRAIWEKRKVDDPEALPPPPPVTQTYCVISGGSEISGLSHTSAKKHEKEAANPATRMAQSLGIFTNQVMVFTDDEATQLLHPHH